In Ralstonia pseudosolanacearum, the DNA window CATGCTTGGTCACGGCTTGCACCGTCTGGCAGTGATCGACGATCAGCAGCAACTCATCGGCATGCTGACCTTGGATGACACCATTCGCGCGATGGGCGGCGAATGGACTTTGCTGGCCAGCATTCTCGGCCGCGACCGATGTGCGGACCACGGCGCGGAACCGCCGCCGCACTTGGTCGTTTCGGACGCTCGCCCCATTTCATTCCATCCGTAGGAGTCGTGCCGTGTTTCCCAATGTTGGAACCGCCGATCGCGTGGTCCGCATCATCATCGGCCTCGTCATGATTTTTTTGGCCCTGTTCGGCACGGTGCCGGCCTGGATCGGCTGGCTTGGCCTGGTGCCTTTGGTGAGCGGTCTGATCCGTATGTGCCCGATCTACTGGATGCTGGGCATCGGTCGGGATTGACTAGGCTGCAATCCAGAATGCGGCCCAGCTCGCAGCGAGTGCGGTCAGCAAGCCAGCGGCGACCTGCCCCGCAAACGTTTTTCCACCGCTGGTGGCCACGATCACTTTGGTCAAGGTGTTGACGGACAACGCCAGCATGACGAGCGCGCCCGCCACCGAGCGCGCAAGCGCTCCGCCGGCCGCCTGGGTCGCGATGGCTGCGGTGGCAGCATGGACATCGGCCAATGCGCCAAACAGCGTAACGGCGGTGACGGCCGCCGTCCCGAACCACGCCCTCGACACCGCAACGACCAGCAGCAGAGCTGCCGTCCATAGCCCGAAGCCGACTGCCGCACGCCAATCGATCGACGAACACGCGTTTTCTCCCTCCGCTCGAACCGGTGTCCTGTCACGCAGCATCCAAAACACTGCCCACCCCACCGTCATCACCGTACCGACGACAAGCGGCACCGCCAAGGACCGGAGCAACACGATATCGATGGCCGCAACCAGCAGCGCCATCTGTACTAACGTTGCGACGTTGGACAGCAGCGCGGCAGCAGCGGCCCCGCTCACTGGCGAATGTTTTGCGCGCGCCTGTGCCGCCATGGTTGCGATCGTCGCAACACTGGATGCAAAACCGCTGAACAAACCTGTCAACGGCAGTCCGATACGGTCACCAAGCCATCGCGCCACCAGGTGGCCGGCATTCCCCGTCACCATGACCAGCAGCACCACCAGCCAGAGCGTGTGCGGGTTCCAGGCCTGCAGCGGGCCCATGGATCGATCAGGAATCGCAGGCCAAATGAGCAATGCCGCAACGGCAAGCGTAAGCAGGTCGGCAAGTTCGCGCTGTGTGATCACCGTGCGGGCGAATCGGTGCAAAGCCGCTTTGGCGTACAGCAACACCAGCAATACCGTCCCAAGCGCGGCGGCCATTTCCGGCTCGCTCACGGCGTATGCGCCCAGCAGCGTTGTTGCGACCAGCGCGAACTCCGTGGTCACCCCAGGATCGACGTCGGCCGAGTGGTGATAGCCGACCGCGGCGAGTACCGCGACCGCAAGCAAGACGCTTGTGGGGTTCCCTTTGTTTTTCGCCTTCCAGAGGCACGGGGTTATGCAGCCATATCCAACGCCAGCTGAGCGTTGAGCCAGTCCTGCAGGAACTGGGTCGGCGATACGAAGCCGAGTGTCGAATGACGGCGACTGCGGTTATAAAACACTTCGATGTATTCGAACAAGTCCGCAGTGGCTTCGCGGTGCGTCCGGTACCGCGTAGCGTGAACTCGTTCGTTCTTCAAGCTGTTGAAGAAGCTCTCCGTCGGCGCGTTGTCCCAACAATTTCCCTTGCGGCTCATCGAGCAGCGCAAACCATATCCAGCCAGCTTGCGCTGGAATTCGTGGCTCGCGTACTGGCTGCCTCGGTCCGAGTGATGCAATGCGCCGGGCGCGGGCTTGCGGCGGAACCACGCCATCGTCAGCGCGTCGGCCACAAGGTCCGCCGTCATGCGCGGCTTGATGGACCAGCCCACGACTTCCCGATTGAACAGGTCCAGCACGACTGCCAAATACAGCCATCCCTCGTCGGTCCAGATGTAGGTGATGTCCGAGCTGAACACCTGATTCGGCGCGGCCGGCGTGAACTCGCGGTTCAGCAGATTCGGCGCGACGGGCAGCTTGTGCTTGGAATCGGTCGTGACGCGGTAACGGCGCTTGTGGCGCGCCCGGATGCCGTTCTCGCTCATCAGGCGTTCCACGCGTGCCTTGCCGGCCGGAAACCCGCGTGCGCGAACCTCCTCGGTCATGCGCGGCGAGCCATAGGCGCCCTTGAACTCGGCGTGAATCGACCGAATCAGCGTGAGCAACTGCGTGTCGGTCAGCCGCTTGCGTTGCACGGCGCCGCCTCGCTTCCAGGCGCGGTAGCCATTCACGCTCACCGAGAGGACCTCGCACAGCGCCGACAGCGGATAGTGTCGGCACTGCTCTTCAATCCAGGCGTACTTCACAGGAGGTCCTTCGCGAAGAACGCCGCCGCTTTTTTTGCGATTTCAAGCTCCATTTGCAGGCGCTTGTTCTCCGCGCGCAGCCGCGAGAGTTCCATCTGCTCCGGCGTGACCACCTTGGCGCCAGCGCCGTTGAGCTTGCCGGCCTGCCCGGCCTTCACCCAGTTGCGCAGCGTCTGGGCCGACACGCCCAACTCGCGGGCTACGGCGCCTATGCCTTGCCCGTCCTTGACTCGCTGCACGGCTGCTGTCTTGAACTCCGCCGTGTATGCCTGCCTTGGTACCTTGAACATCGTTTTCCTTCCTTCGGGGCGAGTTTATATGCGACCTCTTGGAAGGCGAAATTTCGGGGGAAGCTCACTTGGCACGGCAAGCGGTATCGGAAGGCTCGCGGCGATGGCGCCGGCCAACCCCGCGATGGCAAACGTCCGAATCCCGGCAGGTAGCTCCGCTGACTCCGCGTGGCTTCGTTCTCGTTCAAGACCGATCGCCAACGCCAGACCCAAGGCAACAGAGAACGACAGTAGCGAAGACATTCGATTCGTGGCAGCGATATCGGATAGTTCAGTATGGCCAGTATCGGCTCGGTTCCATTGATCTGGCGCAGTTGCCCCCCTCCGCTTGACGCGGCCGGATGGCCTTGCGCTCATGCACGTGGCTGCGACGGTACCTCTGCAGGTTCACGGCACGCCGTATCGACTGCAGAGAGCCAACACCGCGCTGGACGACCAGCGTGCCGGGCCTGTTACCGGTGCGGCGGTATTGCGAATCGCCCCGGAAGAGCGTTGATGTGGGTCAATGAGCCCAGCATCTTGCCGCCTACGCTGGTGACATACGGCACTGTCCCGCACAACGTCTTTGGAGACCGCCATGTACCAACGCATCCTGCTCGCCGTCGATGGCAGTCACGCGTCCTATCTCGCCCTGCACCAGGCGATTGTGGTCAGCAAGGCGACAGGCGCCGAAGTCGAAGCCCTCTTCGTCGCCGACAGCAGCGACGTGACCTTCGATGTGGTCGGGGCCGACTCCATTGCCTACGCCAAACAGGTTGTCGAGTTCGGCCGAAACACGCTGGCCGAGGTTGCGACCAAATTGGAGGCGGCTGGCATCAAGCATTCAACCAAGTTGCTGGAAAAATCCATTGTGCCGGGGCAGATCTCCGCGACGATTGTGGCGGAGGCCAACGAGACCGGCACTGACCTGATTGTGCTTGGCACTCACGGCCGGCGTGGGCTCAAACACCTGGTGCTTGGCAGCGTGGCTGAAGGCGTCGTTCGCAAAACCAACAAGCCTGTGCTGATGGTTCGCAGCGACGTTGAGGAGTAAGGAACGACGCCGGCTCTTGGCGTACAAGCCCTCGCCCCTTGGCAACCGCCAATGTCCCGTTGCTATGAGGCCATTTTGGACAGGTGGCAGCCGCTGATCTCCGGAGTTGTCACTGAGGGTTCTGAATAGCTGCAGGGGATTGCCCCGATACAATCGCTGGCCCCAAACTGAATCGCCGCGGTTTTCAAGGCGACTGTTTCGCTCATTGGGGGGCGTCATGGGGCCGCCCATGTTGCGGAAATGGATAGGCGTTTCAATTCCAAAACATTCGCGACGCGTTTGCCGCAAAGATGGCAACCCGCCGACGCCGTTGCACACCCTGCTAGTCCTTGCCCCAGGCCGCGCAGGCGGTGTGCTGTGGTTGTGTTCGTACCCCACGCAGCGTGCTGCGCTGCAAGATGTTTCAGGCCTGAGACAACTTCGGGCCGCCTTTGTGTCCGGCGCGCCATCCATTCCATGCAGACCCGCGTGCATCAAGGCATTCGGGCACATGGCCTGCATATTGCAGCATGGTTGGCACGGCAACGGAGCACGATTGCCGCATAGAAAGATGGCTGGAAGGAATCGGCGGCGGCCGAGCTGCAGAAATTGGGCGCCGACAGACAACCACGATCCCGCCAGCCATACCTAGC includes these proteins:
- a CDS encoding universal stress protein, translating into MYQRILLAVDGSHASYLALHQAIVVSKATGAEVEALFVADSSDVTFDVVGADSIAYAKQVVEFGRNTLAEVATKLEAAGIKHSTKLLEKSIVPGQISATIVAEANETGTDLIVLGTHGRRGLKHLVLGSVAEGVVRKTNKPVLMVRSDVEE
- a CDS encoding MgtC/SapB family protein — translated: MLAVAVLAAVGYHHSADVDPGVTTEFALVATTLLGAYAVSEPEMAAALGTVLLVLLYAKAALHRFARTVITQRELADLLTLAVAALLIWPAIPDRSMGPLQAWNPHTLWLVVLLVMVTGNAGHLVARWLGDRIGLPLTGLFSGFASSVATIATMAAQARAKHSPVSGAAAAALLSNVATLVQMALLVAAIDIVLLRSLAVPLVVGTVMTVGWAVFWMLRDRTPVRAEGENACSSIDWRAAVGFGLWTAALLLVVAVSRAWFGTAAVTAVTLFGALADVHAATAAIATQAAGGALARSVAGALVMLALSVNTLTKVIVATSGGKTFAGQVAAGLLTALAASWAAFWIAA
- a CDS encoding IS3 family transposase (programmed frameshift), which translates into the protein MFKVPRQAYTAEFKTAAVQRVKDGQGIGAVARELGVSAQTLRNWVKAGQAGKLNGAGAKVVTPEQMELSRLRAENKRLQMELEIGKKSGGVLREGPPVKYAWIEEQCRHYPLSALCEVLSVSVNGYRAWKRGGAVQRKRLTDTQLLTLIRSIHAEFKGAYGSPRMTEEVRARGFPAGKARVERLMSENGIRARHKRRYRVTTDSKHKLPVAPNLLNREFTPAAPNQVFSSDITYIWTDEGWLYLAVVLDLFNREVVGWSIKPRMTADLVADALTMAWFRRKPAPGALHHSDRGSQYASHEFQRKLAGYGLRCSMSRKGNCWDNAPTESFFNSLKNERVHATRYRTHREATADLFEYIEVFYNRSRRHSTLGFVSPTQFLQDWLNAQLALDMAA
- a CDS encoding YgaP family membrane protein → MFPNVGTADRVVRIIIGLVMIFLALFGTVPAWIGWLGLVPLVSGLIRMCPIYWMLGIGRD
- a CDS encoding MgtC/SapB family protein: MSARPSGRVKRRGATAPDQWNRADTGHTELSDIAATNRMSSLLSFSVALGLALAIGLERERSHAESAELPAGIRTFAIAGLAGAIAASLPIPLAVPSELPPKFRLPRGRI